A window of Psychroflexus sp. ALD_RP9 contains these coding sequences:
- the gdhA gene encoding NADP-specific glutamate dehydrogenase, with product MENLIHDFLEKVSERNAHQPEFLQAVEEVAETIIPFIQENEKYQNKMLLERMVEPERVVMFRVSWLDDQGQIQVNRGFRIQMNSAIGPYKGGLRFHPSVNLSILKFLAFEQVFKNSLTTLPMGGGKGGSDFDPKGKSDNEVMRFCQSFMTELYRHIGANTDVPAGDIGVGAREVGFMFGQYKRLQNEFTGILTGKGFSFGGSLIRPEATGYGVVYFTQEMLKRNNDNLKGKKVAISGSGNVAQYAFQKAIQLGAIVVTLSDSSGFVYSKDGFHSKEFDFLQELKNEKRGRIHEMAEAFDHVEFFEGKKPWDVGTEIDIALPCATQNELNEDDAYKLVNKQVKIVTEGANMPCTPEAVEHFHKEGVIFAPGKASNAGGVAVSGLEMSQNSMRYNWTAEEVDNKLKQIMSDIHEACVKFGRQDQVPVNYVKGANIAGFVKVADAMLAQGAV from the coding sequence ATGGAAAATTTAATTCATGATTTCTTAGAAAAGGTGTCTGAGCGAAATGCTCATCAACCTGAGTTTCTTCAAGCTGTTGAAGAGGTTGCTGAAACAATAATTCCTTTTATACAGGAGAACGAAAAATATCAAAATAAAATGCTCTTAGAGCGAATGGTCGAGCCAGAACGCGTGGTTATGTTTCGCGTATCTTGGCTAGACGATCAAGGTCAAATTCAAGTTAACCGTGGTTTTAGAATTCAAATGAATTCAGCCATTGGTCCTTATAAGGGCGGACTTAGATTCCATCCATCGGTTAATTTAAGTATCTTAAAGTTTTTAGCTTTTGAACAAGTTTTCAAAAATAGCTTAACAACCTTACCAATGGGTGGCGGAAAAGGTGGTTCTGACTTTGATCCTAAGGGAAAATCAGACAATGAAGTCATGCGTTTTTGCCAAAGCTTTATGACTGAACTTTACAGACATATTGGTGCTAATACTGATGTGCCAGCTGGTGATATTGGTGTAGGCGCAAGAGAAGTTGGCTTTATGTTTGGTCAATACAAAAGATTACAAAACGAATTTACAGGTATTTTAACTGGTAAAGGCTTTTCATTCGGCGGTTCTTTAATTAGACCTGAAGCAACGGGTTATGGCGTGGTTTACTTTACGCAAGAAATGCTAAAACGTAATAATGACAACCTAAAAGGTAAAAAAGTAGCTATTTCTGGATCTGGAAATGTGGCGCAATATGCCTTCCAAAAAGCCATACAGTTAGGTGCTATCGTCGTTACTTTATCTGACTCATCAGGATTTGTTTACAGTAAAGATGGCTTCCACTCTAAAGAATTCGACTTTTTACAAGAGCTTAAAAATGAAAAACGTGGTAGAATTCATGAAATGGCTGAAGCGTTTGATCATGTTGAATTTTTTGAAGGTAAGAAGCCTTGGGATGTCGGTACTGAAATTGATATTGCTTTGCCATGTGCCACACAAAACGAATTAAATGAAGACGATGCCTACAAGCTCGTTAATAAACAAGTAAAAATCGTTACAGAAGGTGCTAACATGCCATGTACACCTGAGGCTGTAGAGCATTTCCATAAAGAAGGCGTCATCTTTGCACCTGGTAAAGCTTCTAATGCTGGTGGTGTTGCCGTTTCTGGACTTGAAATGTCACAAAACTCTATGCGTTATAACTGGACTGCAGAAGAGGTAGATAACAAATTAAAACAAATCATGAGCGACATTCACGAAGCTTGTGTAAAATTCGGTCGCCAAGATCAAGTACCAGTTAATTACGTTAAAGGTGCTAATATCGCTGGCTTTGTAAAAGTGGCAGATGCTATGCTTGCTCAAGGAGCCGTTTAA
- a CDS encoding T9SS type A sorting domain-containing protein, with product MKTILPNKLFFKLCLIVVTLITSLTYAQTTTETEVFDTPGTGTFTVPAGVTEITVETWGGGGRGGDASCCGTNASGGGGGGAYSRETISVFPGQVINYTVGAGSTSTASGGTSEASSNSTVFVRAVGGNSVGDNSSPGGSGGLASSGIGSVRFSGGDGASESSDNSGGGGSSAGISSNGNNAIGSTGASAPAGGGNGGNGVTSGSGSGTSGQTPGGGGGGSRRVTFGGSPDGGAGGNGRVVISYNQLTNSGQDGALEFAQGDGNPTGNGPIQSTSIRFRNNQDNPAANTFSTYTPELNADFNLTNHQYNFSGLAASATGAIGYTTAANSILEDMNVFGGAVNEYFTSYNSVTGSGIAVTENQGVQFIAISSTLNGGPATSSRVQMYDIEISFDRPVDNPILHIAGLGGASGGTNFSVEFDVINTNTGVSLERLSGTAPFEVIGNQINHADASPGATGASASSGSVRLNGEGLTSLTLRTYLRGNGAGSWSANTTDPAGDAFYLGFSVGESNLEIFSSVSNTTPDPGDNVTFTFTAENLGTSNNTGVNIDALLPDGYSFVSASPSVGSYNSGTGLWTLGNLDFGDTETLEVVATVNATGNHVYSATIDGNLRDPDETNNTTSSFVAPQVDTDGDGVLDADDLDDDNDGILDTDEIANDTFNLTDGDSFTFNNIPNIGVDGGQLVLEFTELDNSFNLTFNGQSLNPSDPEFQYQIAGTPADSNFMRFASDDCRYEECGIASVWSFTAEPVVRVIIDGNGNVSFFGRRSATSPLEPMYPELGVNPVTWSATNTLVIDQAVVGPTLADGSVYYTVDTDGDGIPDNLDLDSDGDGCSDANEYYESNNADGGDDGVFGTGTPSVDADGLVIAAGYDGTNLAATTDDTVVSGCDFIQDVAGDWSTASNWNFDLVPTLDNNAIIRANSTVSSNQAVNNLTVDPTFTVSVNDGNTLNLKGNLTNNGDFDGAGYVVFDGNSAQSIDGDGSDAGSFTNIRVNNSAGVTLTDDADLFETLDLDNGDFNIQSGDFLTFKSNASGTAVLSEVASGSTVSGCVIVERYIPASNRAFRYTAASVNTTVTCGKETIRDNIQEGNSVSNIDDYTGISETPGFGTHVTGSTVGANGFDATITGNPSMFSWDESTQQWGSVPNTDTQTFNVGDPYSLLVRGGRELDLRVNNFQLGSATTLRFTGELETGDVNVTNLATDIDQYSLVANPYQAQVDMKALLESSDANNLSSSFMYIYDPTLGTRGGYATVDLTTTNGSSTPSGSGANKFLQPNQAFFIKNTAAAPSLTFKETYKKAVDQSLTNETFSIDQTSVITANLKRAHDNSFKLVDGIKIMLNQNFDNTVLNNDAPKFWNSDESIAIEHNNNWLAVERRQIPEPNESIQLFIWDYKNTDYQIELKLGNLDQTQIKLKDHYTNDIVELPTNQAFTYNFTANSSIPESVSNTRFELIFEQVSLNINDITENNISVYPNPVVDVLNIDIPQIAGQEVTLELVDMAGRLISKETLTAHSNTITTHATQNLSAGVYNINIQFDNKNFNKKIIVK from the coding sequence ATGAAAACAATACTACCTAACAAATTGTTTTTTAAGTTATGTTTAATTGTAGTTACTTTAATTACATCTTTAACTTATGCTCAAACTACAACAGAAACAGAAGTGTTTGATACACCTGGCACAGGAACATTTACTGTTCCTGCTGGCGTTACAGAAATCACCGTAGAAACTTGGGGTGGTGGTGGACGTGGTGGAGATGCGAGTTGCTGTGGAACTAATGCATCTGGCGGCGGAGGCGGCGGTGCGTATTCACGCGAAACTATTAGCGTTTTTCCTGGACAAGTTATAAATTATACTGTTGGCGCAGGATCAACAAGCACTGCCTCTGGTGGGACATCAGAGGCTAGTTCCAACTCGACTGTATTTGTTAGAGCCGTTGGTGGTAACTCCGTAGGAGATAATTCATCTCCTGGTGGATCAGGTGGTTTAGCCTCTTCAGGTATAGGCTCAGTTCGTTTCAGCGGTGGAGATGGAGCAAGTGAATCATCAGATAATTCTGGTGGTGGCGGTTCATCAGCTGGAATTTCTTCAAATGGTAATAACGCAATTGGATCAACTGGGGCTTCGGCTCCTGCCGGAGGCGGTAACGGCGGTAATGGTGTTACATCAGGTTCTGGTAGTGGAACTTCGGGCCAAACTCCTGGCGGCGGCGGTGGCGGATCGCGAAGAGTTACATTTGGCGGCTCTCCTGATGGCGGCGCCGGAGGTAATGGTAGAGTTGTTATTTCTTACAATCAACTAACCAATAGTGGTCAAGACGGCGCTTTAGAATTTGCACAAGGTGATGGTAACCCTACTGGAAATGGCCCTATACAGTCAACCTCTATCCGGTTTAGAAACAATCAAGATAATCCTGCAGCTAACACTTTTTCTACTTATACGCCTGAATTAAATGCAGATTTTAATCTCACTAATCATCAATACAATTTCTCAGGATTAGCAGCTTCAGCAACAGGTGCAATTGGTTACACGACTGCTGCTAACTCAATACTTGAAGATATGAACGTATTTGGTGGTGCCGTTAATGAATATTTCACCTCTTACAACTCTGTAACAGGCTCAGGAATAGCTGTAACAGAAAATCAAGGTGTTCAATTTATAGCTATCTCTTCAACTCTAAACGGTGGCCCTGCTACGTCCAGTCGTGTACAAATGTATGACATCGAAATTAGCTTTGATCGTCCGGTTGATAATCCTATACTTCATATTGCAGGACTAGGTGGCGCCTCTGGCGGAACTAACTTTTCAGTTGAGTTTGACGTTATTAACACAAACACTGGCGTTAGCCTTGAGCGTTTGTCAGGAACTGCTCCTTTTGAAGTGATTGGAAACCAAATTAATCATGCCGATGCTAGTCCTGGAGCTACAGGTGCATCAGCTAGCTCAGGTTCGGTTCGCTTAAATGGTGAAGGTTTAACAAGTTTAACTTTAAGAACATATTTACGCGGTAATGGCGCTGGTAGCTGGTCAGCCAATACAACAGATCCTGCAGGTGATGCCTTCTATTTAGGGTTTTCAGTTGGAGAGTCTAATTTAGAGATTTTTTCTTCTGTAAGTAACACTACACCTGACCCAGGAGACAATGTTACTTTTACATTTACTGCTGAAAATTTAGGAACATCTAATAATACAGGTGTCAATATCGATGCGCTACTACCGGACGGTTATAGTTTTGTAAGTGCAAGCCCAAGTGTTGGATCTTATAATTCTGGAACAGGTTTATGGACACTTGGTAATTTAGACTTCGGCGATACTGAAACACTTGAAGTTGTCGCCACAGTTAATGCCACAGGCAATCATGTCTACTCAGCTACAATTGATGGTAACTTACGTGACCCTGATGAAACTAACAATACAACTAGTTCTTTTGTCGCTCCTCAAGTTGACACTGATGGTGATGGCGTTTTAGATGCAGACGACTTAGACGACGATAATGATGGCATTTTAGATACTGATGAAATTGCAAACGACACATTTAACTTAACTGATGGTGATAGCTTTACCTTTAATAATATTCCCAATATTGGCGTTGATGGTGGGCAGCTTGTTTTAGAGTTTACCGAATTAGATAATTCATTTAATTTAACATTTAACGGTCAAAGCCTAAACCCATCTGATCCTGAATTTCAATATCAAATTGCTGGAACACCTGCAGATTCTAATTTTATGCGATTTGCATCTGATGATTGTCGTTATGAAGAATGTGGGATTGCTAGTGTTTGGAGCTTTACAGCTGAGCCTGTTGTTCGTGTAATTATAGATGGGAATGGAAACGTAAGTTTTTTTGGTAGACGTTCTGCAACATCTCCATTAGAACCTATGTACCCGGAACTAGGAGTCAACCCTGTAACTTGGTCAGCAACAAATACCTTAGTTATAGACCAAGCAGTCGTTGGTCCAACACTTGCTGATGGAAGCGTTTATTACACTGTTGACACAGACGGTGATGGAATACCTGATAATCTAGATTTAGATTCAGATGGTGATGGTTGTAGTGACGCTAATGAATACTACGAGAGTAATAATGCTGATGGCGGAGATGATGGCGTATTCGGAACTGGAACACCGAGTGTAGACGCTGATGGCCTTGTTATTGCTGCTGGTTATGATGGTACTAATCTCGCAGCAACTACTGATGATACAGTGGTTAGTGGCTGTGACTTTATTCAAGATGTTGCAGGAGACTGGTCTACAGCTTCCAATTGGAATTTTGACCTCGTGCCAACCTTAGATAATAATGCTATTATCCGAGCTAATTCAACGGTTAGCTCTAATCAAGCGGTTAACAACCTAACTGTAGACCCTACATTTACCGTTAGTGTTAATGACGGAAATACTCTTAATCTAAAGGGTAACCTCACTAATAATGGTGATTTTGATGGTGCTGGTTATGTCGTATTTGATGGCAATTCTGCTCAATCAATCGACGGTGATGGTTCAGACGCTGGTAGTTTTACTAATATTCGTGTTAACAATTCTGCTGGTGTTACACTTACTGATGACGCCGATTTATTTGAAACTTTAGATTTAGATAATGGGGACTTTAATATTCAAAGTGGTGATTTTTTAACTTTTAAAAGTAATGCATCTGGAACAGCTGTTTTATCAGAAGTAGCTTCAGGTAGTACTGTTTCAGGTTGTGTCATTGTTGAACGTTATATCCCTGCTAGTAATCGTGCATTTAGATATACCGCAGCATCTGTTAACACTACCGTTACCTGTGGTAAAGAAACGATTAGAGATAACATTCAAGAAGGTAATAGTGTTTCTAATATTGATGATTACACTGGCATTAGTGAAACACCTGGCTTTGGTACACATGTAACTGGTTCTACTGTTGGTGCTAATGGCTTTGATGCCACCATCACAGGTAACCCTTCTATGTTTAGCTGGGATGAGTCAACACAACAATGGGGTTCTGTGCCTAATACAGATACACAGACCTTTAATGTTGGTGATCCATACTCTTTATTGGTAAGAGGTGGCCGTGAACTTGACTTAAGAGTAAATAACTTTCAATTAGGCTCTGCAACAACGCTTCGCTTTACTGGTGAATTAGAAACTGGTGATGTAAATGTCACTAACCTTGCAACTGATATAGATCAATATAGCTTGGTCGCTAATCCATATCAAGCACAAGTTGATATGAAAGCTTTACTGGAAAGTTCTGATGCTAACAATTTAAGCTCATCTTTTATGTATATCTACGACCCAACACTTGGTACACGTGGTGGATATGCAACTGTTGACTTAACCACGACTAACGGATCGTCTACGCCTTCTGGTTCTGGTGCCAATAAGTTTTTACAGCCTAATCAAGCCTTTTTTATCAAAAATACAGCAGCCGCTCCTAGCCTTACATTTAAAGAAACTTATAAAAAAGCGGTTGATCAGAGTTTGACTAACGAAACCTTTAGTATTGACCAAACTAGTGTAATTACTGCTAATCTTAAACGCGCGCATGACAATAGCTTTAAGCTCGTTGATGGTATTAAAATTATGCTTAACCAAAACTTTGATAATACCGTCTTAAATAACGACGCTCCTAAATTTTGGAATTCTGATGAATCAATCGCTATTGAACATAACAATAACTGGTTAGCGGTTGAACGTCGACAAATCCCTGAACCTAATGAAAGTATTCAACTATTTATCTGGGATTACAAAAACACCGACTACCAGATTGAACTTAAACTTGGTAACCTTGATCAAACACAGATTAAATTAAAAGATCATTACACCAATGATATAGTCGAATTACCTACTAATCAAGCTTTTACTTACAACTTTACAGCGAATTCAAGTATTCCTGAAAGTGTTTCTAACACAAGATTTGAGTTGATTTTTGAGCAAGTGAGTTTAAACATTAATGACATCACTGAAAACAACATTAGTGTATATCCAAACCCTGTTGTTGACGTGCTTAACATCGATATACCTCAAATCGCAGGGCAAGAAGTTACACTAGAATTAGTCGATATGGCTGGACGCTTGATCTCTAAAGAAACTTTAACTGCTCACTCTAACACGATTACTACTCATGCAACCCAAAACTTGAGTGCTGGTGTTTATAACATCAACATTCAATTCGATAATAAAAACTTCAACAAAAAAATTATTGTTAAATAA
- a CDS encoding T9SS type A sorting domain-containing protein, whose amino-acid sequence MKLNLYLICCFFLLNFSIAQEFNQNWEGHFSYFNVSGLSTSPQNIYAAAENAYFTYNTINTFTETTSTINGLSGEKISAIYHSNSFQLTVLGYESGLIQLVMDNNQNVFSVVDILNKVSISPNQKRINHFFEFEGNLYISTDFGIAVYDLENLEFGDSFFIGNNAAQLQINQTHVFNNTIYAASTAGGIRYAAVNNPDLVDFNEWQSLGSGSWKQIQATSTQLFAMRFDNRLFELSGTNLSLVEAFPQEVRDFRAEQNQIVLCFPDQVEVYDVNFNLQYFVSDLTETNLDLNTAVSLNNSLYLADRNLGVLKITAQNQTDFVNITPDGPLSNKVFSVEVQPGHIWCVYGEYTQFFNPFPLTSRGASHFRNGEWFNLSFEDLDQTRELSDITYDPQNFNRVFLSSYFDGLLEIEDDVVVNHYQASNSNIQGVPSNINDNRVGASAFNNQGDLYFTNSLSEFPLKQLSSSGTIQGLDTSESFVTATNEASSKIAVDRQGNAYFASFKTGVIAYEAATGKSGAINSNIDGVDFPDAFNENPSITALEFDQNNRLWIGTNVGLRVAFSPAGIFEEDPFVTVAPIIIEDVDGLAQELLFEQFITDIAIDGANNKWIATADSGVVQVSANGQEVLNIFTEDNSPLPTNSVRSVSVDQDTGVVYFGTTQGLVSYNTNITGSNEDLENVRVFPNPVRPGYNGLVTIDGLIDDANVKITDISGNLVYEETVNGGTIQWDTTAFGRHKVASGVYLVLITGADQVETKVAKIMIIR is encoded by the coding sequence ATGAAGCTAAACCTCTATTTAATTTGTTGTTTCTTTCTGTTAAATTTTAGCATTGCCCAAGAATTTAATCAAAATTGGGAAGGGCATTTTTCTTACTTCAACGTATCTGGGCTAAGCACTTCACCTCAAAATATTTATGCTGCCGCCGAGAATGCTTACTTTACTTATAACACAATCAATACATTTACCGAAACCACTTCAACTATAAATGGATTATCTGGAGAAAAAATTTCAGCAATTTACCACTCTAACAGCTTTCAGCTTACGGTCTTAGGTTACGAATCTGGTCTCATTCAATTGGTGATGGATAATAACCAAAACGTTTTCTCTGTTGTAGATATACTAAATAAAGTAAGTATTTCACCCAACCAAAAACGCATTAATCATTTTTTTGAATTTGAAGGAAATCTTTATATTTCAACCGATTTTGGTATAGCCGTTTACGATTTAGAAAACTTAGAATTTGGAGACTCTTTTTTTATCGGAAATAATGCTGCTCAACTTCAAATTAATCAAACACACGTCTTTAATAACACAATTTATGCCGCTTCTACTGCAGGCGGAATCAGGTATGCAGCCGTTAACAATCCTGACTTAGTCGATTTTAATGAGTGGCAAAGCCTAGGCTCAGGCAGTTGGAAACAAATTCAAGCCACATCTACACAACTATTTGCTATGCGTTTTGATAATCGATTGTTTGAATTAAGTGGAACTAACCTGAGTTTAGTTGAAGCTTTTCCGCAAGAAGTTAGAGACTTTAGAGCCGAGCAAAACCAAATTGTGCTTTGCTTTCCAGACCAAGTTGAAGTTTACGATGTAAATTTTAATCTGCAGTACTTTGTAAGCGACCTGACTGAAACAAACCTTGACTTAAACACTGCAGTGAGCTTAAATAACAGTTTGTACCTAGCCGACCGTAATTTAGGTGTTTTAAAAATTACCGCTCAAAATCAAACTGATTTTGTTAACATCACACCAGACGGACCTTTATCAAATAAGGTTTTTAGTGTAGAAGTGCAACCTGGCCATATTTGGTGTGTTTATGGCGAATATACCCAGTTTTTTAATCCATTTCCGCTAACTTCTCGTGGTGCAAGTCATTTTAGAAACGGAGAATGGTTTAATTTAAGTTTTGAAGATTTAGACCAAACCCGTGAACTTTCTGATATCACTTACGACCCTCAAAACTTCAATCGGGTTTTTTTAAGCAGTTATTTTGATGGCCTACTTGAAATTGAAGATGATGTGGTCGTTAATCACTATCAAGCTTCAAACTCTAATATACAAGGTGTGCCTTCAAATATTAATGATAATCGCGTTGGTGCATCAGCCTTTAATAATCAAGGCGATTTATATTTTACTAATTCATTATCTGAATTCCCGCTTAAACAACTTTCAAGTTCAGGCACTATACAAGGGCTAGATACTTCTGAAAGTTTTGTAACTGCCACCAATGAAGCTAGTAGTAAAATAGCCGTAGACCGTCAAGGTAATGCTTATTTTGCCTCGTTTAAAACAGGTGTTATTGCTTATGAAGCGGCCACAGGAAAATCAGGTGCCATAAACTCTAATATTGATGGTGTCGATTTTCCAGACGCATTTAATGAAAACCCATCAATCACAGCCTTAGAGTTTGATCAAAATAACCGTTTATGGATTGGTACGAATGTGGGCTTAAGGGTCGCTTTTTCGCCAGCTGGTATTTTTGAAGAAGATCCTTTTGTTACAGTAGCACCTATCATTATTGAAGATGTTGATGGTCTCGCTCAAGAGTTATTATTTGAGCAGTTTATAACCGATATTGCCATTGATGGTGCAAATAATAAGTGGATTGCTACGGCAGATTCTGGTGTGGTTCAGGTCTCGGCAAATGGCCAAGAAGTGCTCAATATTTTTACAGAAGATAATTCGCCTTTGCCTACAAACTCAGTGCGTTCGGTAAGTGTTGATCAAGACACAGGCGTTGTTTATTTTGGAACTACACAAGGCTTGGTGTCTTATAATACCAATATTACGGGAAGTAATGAAGATTTAGAAAACGTGCGTGTATTTCCTAATCCAGTTCGACCTGGATATAATGGCTTGGTAACTATTGATGGTTTAATTGATGATGCTAATGTTAAGATTACAGATATTTCAGGTAACTTGGTTTACGAAGAAACTGTTAATGGTGGTACTATTCAATGGGATACGACGGCTTTTGGTAGGCACAAGGTAGCTTCGGGTGTTTATTTAGTACTTATTACAGGTGCTGACCAAGTTGAAACCAAGGTTGCCAAAATCATGATTATACGTTAA
- a CDS encoding THC0290_0291 family protein: MKTNLLRIILVLMVWLSFNTSQAQQLNHELGVIIGPVGFRGDYGERGDAETNFGNTGFGIGLSHYLNFAYSSRYSRYFNQHFKVRTQLSFHKTNLEHYGVYVNSSSDNAFKLRAMTGSTSVFEIGTGLEWYWKDIREFETSANQITPYAGFGIGVAFANPNNETSLPGRLGSIDNTWPTFLWDQGEEPRISSTNLTTGALNFQVGAKIKLDEMSELNLEGRWHVYFDDMVEGLNPSSGNKYNDWIFWVGIGYIQYL, encoded by the coding sequence ATGAAAACCAATCTTTTACGAATCATTCTAGTCTTGATGGTCTGGTTAAGTTTCAACACTTCACAAGCACAACAACTTAATCATGAACTAGGTGTTATTATAGGCCCTGTAGGTTTTAGAGGTGACTACGGTGAACGTGGTGATGCCGAAACAAATTTTGGTAATACAGGTTTTGGTATTGGCTTAAGCCATTACTTAAATTTTGCTTATAGTTCACGTTATAGCCGTTATTTTAACCAGCATTTTAAAGTAAGAACTCAACTTAGTTTTCATAAAACAAACCTAGAGCACTATGGTGTTTATGTAAATAGTAGTAGCGATAACGCTTTTAAGCTTCGTGCTATGACCGGTAGCACTTCTGTTTTTGAAATTGGTACAGGTTTAGAATGGTACTGGAAAGATATTAGAGAGTTTGAAACAAGCGCCAATCAAATAACACCTTATGCTGGCTTTGGCATTGGTGTGGCTTTTGCTAATCCAAACAACGAAACTAGTTTACCAGGGCGTTTAGGCTCTATTGATAATACCTGGCCTACGTTTTTATGGGACCAAGGCGAAGAACCAAGGATTTCGAGTACAAACCTCACAACAGGAGCACTAAACTTTCAGGTTGGTGCTAAAATCAAATTAGATGAAATGAGTGAGCTTAATTTAGAAGGTCGCTGGCATGTTTATTTTGACGATATGGTAGAAGGCCTTAACCCAAGCAGTGGTAACAAATATAATGACTGGATTTTTTGGGTAGGTATTGGTTACATTCAATACTTGTAA
- the recO gene encoding DNA repair protein RecO, whose product MQIKTTGLVLSTVKYSEADLIVSIFTKEKGLVSFFLKGIRKAKRSKLKSSQFQLLSCLALDFTYRDNKSMQFIKEAKTHISLQNLQQNIYKSTMCMFLAEVLKLSIQEEEQNIALYQFLENSLQSLDQASTYADFHLQFLVELTRFLGFYPEINHNDYAYFNLLEGAFQSEELSKYVISGSNVQILEQCLNSSDLFSSLRIHQKKRQDFLDMLLYYYEIHLDGFRIPKSKAILEQVFA is encoded by the coding sequence ATGCAAATTAAAACCACAGGTCTTGTTTTATCGACGGTTAAGTATAGCGAAGCCGATTTAATCGTGAGCATATTCACCAAAGAAAAAGGTTTGGTTAGTTTTTTTTTAAAAGGAATTCGGAAGGCTAAACGCTCCAAGCTGAAATCATCTCAATTTCAGCTTTTATCTTGTTTAGCACTCGATTTTACCTATCGCGATAACAAGTCGATGCAATTTATTAAAGAAGCTAAAACTCACATTTCGCTTCAAAACCTTCAACAGAATATTTATAAATCGACCATGTGTATGTTTTTGGCTGAAGTATTGAAGTTGAGCATACAAGAAGAAGAACAGAATATCGCTTTATATCAGTTTTTAGAAAATAGTCTTCAAAGTTTAGATCAAGCCAGCACTTACGCTGACTTTCATTTGCAATTTTTAGTAGAATTAACACGATTCTTAGGCTTTTACCCTGAAATAAATCATAATGATTATGCATACTTCAACCTATTAGAAGGTGCATTTCAATCTGAAGAATTGTCTAAATATGTGATTAGTGGTAGCAATGTTCAGATTTTAGAACAGTGTTTAAATTCTTCAGATTTGTTTAGTTCGCTTCGGATTCATCAAAAAAAGCGTCAAGACTTTTTAGATATGCTCTTGTATTATTACGAAATTCATTTAGATGGGTTTCGTATTCCTAAATCGAAAGCTATTCTAGAACAAGTCTTTGCTTAA